One window of Candidatus Regiella endosymbiont of Tuberolachnus salignus genomic DNA carries:
- a CDS encoding TyeA family type III secretion system gatekeeper subunit has protein sequence MTTQPINPTHSTGSSPSEFAHSVGTAIQPPTSAMKEAEAALSLQDTQDDIGLLFGSKVQDDQQTKKTRRDACRQREFLKIIEHMAGHSEGKNLLSSPLPNQDSELARAAKMLQVGAFLRQYWNDPAQRKTLLQELSELMEEAGWEVELFGLLEFGSLNADSLRAVKHLFQQSIDEEEKQSLDKWFKRVSHWKDRKRKVLVLLRALAFDMSTQPTTKRGHRLAAILSQLRRLLLFLGLEDHCKHVGDACGLEGDIVLQEVLAIVGQPWLFKECLQHRLANLQHLSPQQQPNFLLRLHELFKLMPAAHFNDDEQREQILEILLNYYP, from the coding sequence ATGACGACTCAACCGATCAATCCTACTCATTCTACAGGTTCGTCGCCCTCTGAATTTGCTCATTCAGTAGGGACGGCAATTCAACCCCCGACTTCAGCAATGAAAGAAGCGGAGGCAGCCCTGTCGTTGCAAGATACTCAAGACGATATCGGGCTTCTGTTTGGATCAAAAGTGCAAGACGATCAACAGACCAAAAAGACACGTCGTGACGCCTGTAGACAGCGAGAATTTCTCAAAATTATTGAACATATGGCGGGGCATAGTGAGGGGAAAAACTTACTGTCATCTCCGCTTCCTAACCAAGATAGCGAATTGGCGCGCGCGGCAAAAATGTTACAGGTCGGCGCGTTTTTACGGCAATATTGGAATGATCCCGCGCAACGTAAAACCTTGTTGCAAGAATTATCTGAGTTGATGGAAGAAGCCGGTTGGGAAGTTGAACTGTTTGGGCTATTAGAGTTTGGCTCTCTTAATGCCGATTCATTGCGTGCAGTGAAACACTTGTTTCAACAAAGTATTGATGAGGAAGAAAAGCAATCGCTCGATAAATGGTTTAAACGTGTTAGCCATTGGAAAGATCGTAAACGTAAGGTTTTGGTCTTGTTGCGTGCATTAGCATTCGATATGAGTACCCAGCCTACCACTAAACGGGGTCATCGATTGGCAGCGATATTGAGTCAACTACGTCGATTACTCTTGTTTCTTGGATTGGAAGATCATTGTAAGCATGTTGGTGACGCCTGCGGGTTAGAGGGCGACATTGTTTTGCAAGAAGTGTTAGCTATTGTCGGACAACCCTGGTTATTTAAAGAATGTTTACAACATCGATTAGCTAATTTGCAGCATTTATCTCCACAGCAACAACCTAATTTTCTCCTGCGTTTGCATGAGTTGTTTAAATTGATGCCTGCTGCTCATTTTAATGACGATGAGCAACGTGAGCAGATATTAGAAATTTTGCTGAATTATTATCCTTAA